The proteins below come from a single Chitinophaga pinensis DSM 2588 genomic window:
- a CDS encoding protein-disulfide reductase DsbD family protein, with protein sequence MKKLLIIIGCLMHFAAFAQIDNPVHWTFTAAPAGDNKVEISATAQIDEGWHLYSQFLKEGGPVPTSFQFDNAESYHLVDGVTESPAATSGYDSTFEMTILYHEKSVTFKQLITYTDPAAQIKGQVHYMVCSGQKCLPPTDVDFEVAVDATVSHAANTAQVQKDNAPADKQSPVNDSGSSILSIFLAGFLGGLAAFFLPCIYPMVPLTVSFFTKQSKTRRQGIRAAIIYGCSIIVIYVGLGLLITAVFGASALNEASSSAVFNLLFFTILVVFALSFLGAFEITLPSVFVNSIDQKSGKGGWIGLFFMAFALALVSFSCTGPLIGTLLVEAVSKGSYLGPATGMFGFSLALALPFTLFAIFPSWLKSLPKSGGWLNSVKVTLGLLELALAFKYLTNVDLAYHWGLLSRDLFLVIWIIIFGVLAFYLLGKIRLSHDSEVKTLSIPRLLLSMLALAFTVYLIPGLFGAPLKGISGWLPPQQTQQFTLGAANADKPAGSSTHKYAGLFHAPENIDAFYDYDEGMAYAKKMHKPVLLDFTGWSCTNCRKMEAAVWSDPEVLKRLKEDYVLISLYVDDRTSLSNTEKYVSKVSSKSINTIGQKWSDLQQERFNTNAQPFYVILDPDGQPTAEPRAFNLDIKAYVDFLDMGISSVRKKLTVQLSN encoded by the coding sequence ATGAAAAAGCTATTAATAATTATTGGTTGTCTGATGCATTTTGCCGCGTTCGCCCAGATTGACAACCCGGTCCACTGGACCTTTACAGCAGCCCCTGCGGGTGATAACAAGGTAGAGATCAGCGCTACCGCCCAGATCGATGAAGGCTGGCATTTATACTCACAGTTCCTGAAAGAAGGCGGACCCGTTCCCACCTCCTTTCAGTTTGACAACGCAGAAAGTTACCATCTGGTAGACGGTGTTACCGAAAGTCCTGCGGCTACAAGCGGGTACGATTCGACTTTCGAAATGACCATCCTTTACCATGAGAAAAGTGTCACCTTTAAACAACTGATCACCTATACAGACCCTGCTGCACAAATTAAAGGACAGGTGCATTATATGGTGTGCAGTGGCCAGAAATGCCTCCCCCCTACGGATGTAGACTTTGAAGTAGCCGTCGATGCGACCGTAAGTCATGCAGCGAATACAGCGCAGGTACAAAAAGACAATGCTCCTGCTGATAAACAAAGTCCGGTGAATGATAGTGGTAGTTCCATTTTATCCATCTTCCTCGCAGGATTTTTAGGTGGCCTTGCTGCATTCTTCCTGCCATGCATTTATCCGATGGTACCCTTAACCGTATCATTCTTCACCAAACAGTCCAAAACACGCAGACAGGGCATCCGCGCAGCCATCATCTATGGTTGTTCAATCATTGTGATCTATGTAGGATTGGGCTTACTCATTACGGCTGTTTTTGGCGCCTCTGCATTGAATGAAGCCTCCAGCAGCGCAGTATTCAACCTGTTGTTCTTCACCATCCTGGTAGTATTCGCCTTATCATTCCTTGGTGCATTTGAGATCACGCTTCCATCTGTGTTTGTCAACAGCATTGATCAGAAGTCAGGTAAAGGTGGCTGGATCGGATTATTCTTTATGGCCTTTGCATTGGCACTGGTATCATTCTCCTGCACTGGTCCGCTGATAGGTACACTACTCGTTGAAGCAGTAAGCAAGGGTAGCTATCTGGGGCCGGCCACTGGTATGTTTGGTTTCTCGCTGGCCCTCGCTTTACCATTTACTTTATTTGCCATCTTTCCTTCATGGCTGAAAAGTTTACCGAAATCAGGTGGCTGGTTAAATTCCGTAAAAGTTACACTCGGATTACTTGAACTGGCTCTCGCCTTTAAATATCTTACCAATGTGGATCTGGCTTACCATTGGGGGCTGCTGAGCCGCGATCTGTTCCTCGTCATCTGGATCATCATTTTTGGTGTACTGGCTTTCTATCTGTTAGGGAAAATCAGATTAAGCCATGATTCCGAAGTAAAGACGCTCTCCATCCCCAGACTATTACTTTCTATGCTGGCACTGGCCTTTACCGTTTACCTCATTCCCGGCCTCTTTGGGGCTCCACTGAAAGGGATCAGCGGATGGCTGCCACCACAACAAACGCAGCAATTCACCCTGGGTGCCGCTAATGCAGATAAACCGGCTGGAAGTTCCACCCATAAATATGCAGGTTTATTCCACGCCCCCGAGAATATCGATGCTTTTTACGATTACGATGAAGGCATGGCATACGCAAAGAAAATGCATAAACCTGTCCTCCTCGATTTCACTGGCTGGAGTTGTACCAACTGCAGAAAAATGGAGGCGGCCGTTTGGTCTGACCCGGAGGTATTGAAACGTTTAAAAGAAGACTATGTGCTGATCTCCCTGTATGTGGACGACCGCACCTCTCTTAGCAACACAGAAAAGTATGTTTCTAAAGTTTCATCAAAATCCATCAATACAATCGGACAGAAATGGAGCGATCTGCAACAGGAACGTTTCAACACAAACGCTCAGCCGTTTTATGTGATCCTGGACCCGGACGGTCAGCCAACAGCTGAACCGAGAGCCTTCAATTTAGACATTAAAGCATACGTCGATTTTCTTGACATGGGTATTTCCTCAGTAAGAAAAAAATTAACTGTTCAACTATCTAACTAA
- a CDS encoding OsmC family peroxiredoxin — MRRSSKAHWNGDLSTGHGELTTDSLVLNKTRYSFNTRFADGIGTNPEELLAAAHAGCFTMALTYALSQAGLKVADLDTTAVVTIAPSKGSISDIELTLDASPIEGLSEEAFLEYAIGAKQNCLLSKALTGVVISLNVNYKGLHQHIDGNAKPVDHVS, encoded by the coding sequence ATGAGAAGATCATCAAAAGCTCACTGGAATGGTGACCTGAGCACAGGTCATGGTGAATTAACTACAGATAGCCTTGTATTAAACAAAACCCGTTACTCTTTCAATACCCGCTTTGCCGATGGTATCGGTACTAATCCTGAAGAGTTACTGGCGGCTGCACATGCCGGTTGTTTTACAATGGCATTGACCTATGCTTTATCACAGGCAGGGCTGAAAGTAGCAGATCTTGATACGACTGCTGTTGTTACCATCGCTCCGTCAAAAGGCAGCATCAGTGATATTGAACTGACGTTAGATGCTTCGCCGATTGAGGGCTTATCTGAAGAAGCATTTCTGGAATATGCCATCGGCGCTAAACAGAACTGTCTGTTGTCTAAAGCATTAACCGGTGTTGTGATCAGCCTGAATGTTAATTATAAGGGTTTACACCAACACATTGACGGAAACGCTAAACCCGTTGACCATGTTAGCTGA
- a CDS encoding DUF308 domain-containing protein: protein MKLTNQSNTPLSHEVIETAKSLRTLYFTRAAFSIIWVLLVATVAKTDAIAATILFIIYPAWDALATFFDIKANPGATNKTPQYVNMAISIITTIVVIFVIQKGIPEALITFGVWALLTGLIQLILGLRRRKQMGGQWPMILSGGQSMLAGGSFIYMAHAPNQGITTLAGYAAFGAFYFLLSAFRLGKTIKNNAVTA from the coding sequence ATGAAATTAACAAATCAATCCAACACCCCCCTTTCGCATGAGGTGATTGAAACAGCAAAATCACTCCGCACGCTTTACTTCACACGTGCTGCATTCTCTATCATCTGGGTACTGCTGGTAGCTACCGTAGCTAAAACCGATGCTATTGCAGCGACCATCCTGTTCATCATATACCCGGCCTGGGATGCATTGGCCACTTTTTTTGATATCAAGGCCAATCCTGGCGCTACCAACAAAACGCCACAATATGTTAATATGGCCATCAGCATTATTACGACTATCGTAGTCATCTTTGTCATTCAGAAAGGTATTCCTGAAGCACTGATCACATTTGGTGTATGGGCATTGCTGACAGGGCTGATCCAACTTATTCTTGGTCTTCGCCGCCGCAAACAAATGGGGGGTCAGTGGCCGATGATCCTCAGCGGCGGCCAATCTATGCTGGCTGGTGGTTCCTTTATCTATATGGCGCATGCGCCCAATCAAGGGATCACCACATTAGCAGGCTACGCTGCTTTTGGCGCCTTCTACTTCCTGCTTTCTGCCTTCCGCTTAGGCAAAACGATCAAAAACAATGCTGTTACGGCGTAA
- a CDS encoding peroxiredoxin, with amino-acid sequence MRMNIKKVSIVAMLAIGCSLFIAAPAAKAQTMQEQHTLAKGENVPEFSLKDQDGKTFNLADVLGKKKLVIFFYPKDESPVCTKEACAFRDAYEKYKDADAMVIGINNGTVESHKAFAKKNRLPFTLLSDPDNVVLNKFGVKEQDFGNNVKVSGRETFVIGLDGTIVYSFRDFMKGDEHAQQVLNYLSGK; translated from the coding sequence ATGAGAATGAACATTAAGAAAGTATCGATCGTTGCCATGCTGGCTATCGGGTGCAGCCTTTTTATTGCTGCTCCGGCTGCAAAAGCACAGACAATGCAGGAACAACATACGCTGGCTAAGGGAGAGAATGTACCCGAATTTTCACTGAAGGATCAGGACGGGAAGACTTTTAACCTGGCAGATGTGCTGGGGAAGAAGAAACTTGTAATTTTCTTTTATCCAAAAGATGAAAGTCCTGTTTGTACCAAGGAAGCATGTGCTTTCAGAGATGCTTATGAGAAGTATAAGGATGCCGATGCTATGGTTATCGGTATCAACAATGGTACTGTGGAAAGTCACAAGGCGTTTGCAAAAAAGAATCGTCTGCCATTTACATTGCTGAGCGATCCGGACAATGTTGTGTTGAACAAGTTCGGTGTGAAGGAACAGGATTTTGGAAACAATGTAAAGGTGAGCGGTCGTGAAACCTTTGTGATTGGCCTGGATGGTACGATCGTTTACAGTTTCCGCGATTTCATGAAAGGCGATGAGCATGCTCAGCAGGTTTTAAATTACCTGTCGGGTAAGTAG
- a CDS encoding DUF6770 family protein → MKQFVLVSVLVLLFINKQYAQTKVFKEVGNSISSSIKAIIQDDNLVGYLSFTELERANADSFHYRLTIMDENLNDIGELNFTELKLDLQAVAFEQDVMCLAYLKSNFVGYGGKKRKERKEQLSNASLSVYTQFVSLDGKIINSNTVKANVKIMSAYNTGYDRNKIDDGVLKHRVQLKNMKGKGFACFYGDDNKCYVSVFNTEGKSVWNNDFMQGADNFVMLTSQHDIYLLYKKKEKLLEGGYWLMGYNVDNNAAFAKYDLSDKNGHSFSVRAFANDPITGRPYLAGMILHNRKGNSTMTVKQLAHGPYIGAFTAQIKNSGTSDIETVISDWSSHSQSEFSSKGRYQPTKSFMLFQPAFKDYDGNAYFAGTSFKRKPKWGAIGATVATSPLIIPPLWILMFAGTQKIQTRDALLFKQDKKGNLSYVTAIPSAHSRYITGKVSLLQNMAIPEYDMVVNSDTKSNYLVVSDKKNVNIYSVNQKKVIRTIPRKEGSVTTTIYPAKEGHIMVSEYNKQEKTRKFSIESL, encoded by the coding sequence ATGAAACAGTTCGTACTGGTTAGTGTGCTTGTGCTACTATTTATAAATAAGCAATATGCGCAAACCAAAGTTTTTAAAGAAGTCGGTAATAGTATTTCTTCAAGCATTAAAGCCATCATACAGGACGACAACCTGGTAGGCTACCTTTCTTTCACAGAATTAGAACGTGCAAACGCCGATTCCTTCCATTACAGGTTGACTATCATGGATGAAAACCTCAATGATATCGGCGAGTTGAATTTCACAGAACTCAAATTAGATCTGCAGGCAGTCGCTTTTGAGCAGGATGTAATGTGCCTGGCCTACCTTAAAAGCAACTTTGTTGGTTATGGCGGCAAAAAAAGAAAAGAGCGTAAAGAACAATTGAGTAACGCTTCCTTATCTGTATATACGCAATTCGTAAGTCTGGATGGTAAGATTATCAATTCCAACACCGTTAAAGCAAATGTGAAGATCATGTCTGCCTACAATACAGGCTACGATCGTAACAAGATTGATGACGGCGTGCTGAAACATCGCGTACAGCTGAAAAACATGAAAGGAAAAGGTTTTGCATGTTTTTACGGTGACGACAACAAATGTTATGTATCTGTATTCAATACAGAAGGAAAGAGTGTATGGAATAACGACTTCATGCAAGGCGCTGACAATTTCGTCATGCTGACCTCACAGCACGATATTTATCTGCTCTACAAAAAGAAGGAGAAATTACTGGAAGGTGGTTATTGGCTGATGGGCTATAACGTAGACAATAATGCAGCCTTCGCAAAATATGACCTCAGTGATAAAAACGGCCATTCCTTCAGCGTGCGCGCTTTCGCCAATGACCCTATCACCGGAAGACCTTATCTCGCCGGTATGATACTGCACAACCGCAAGGGAAATTCTACCATGACCGTTAAACAGCTGGCGCATGGTCCTTATATCGGCGCGTTCACCGCACAAATCAAAAATTCCGGCACCAGTGATATTGAAACTGTGATCTCCGACTGGTCAAGCCATTCACAGTCTGAATTTTCTTCTAAAGGCCGTTATCAGCCCACTAAATCATTTATGCTGTTCCAACCTGCATTTAAAGATTACGATGGCAATGCTTACTTTGCGGGTACTTCCTTTAAAAGAAAGCCAAAATGGGGTGCAATCGGCGCTACTGTAGCTACCTCTCCCCTGATCATACCGCCTTTATGGATTCTCATGTTTGCCGGTACGCAGAAAATACAGACAAGAGACGCTTTGCTGTTTAAGCAGGATAAGAAGGGAAATCTCTCATACGTGACTGCAATTCCTTCTGCACATAGCCGCTATATAACAGGTAAGGTGTCATTACTGCAAAATATGGCCATCCCGGAATATGACATGGTGGTGAATAGCGATACAAAATCCAACTACCTTGTTGTGAGCGACAAGAAAAATGTCAACATTTATAGCGTTAATCAGAAAAAAGTAATCCGTACCATTCCCCGTAAAGAAGGATCGGTAACGACCACTATCTACCCTGCGAAAGAAGGGCATATTATGGTATCTGAATACAACAAACAGGAGAAAACCAGGAAGTTCTCCATTGAGTCCCTGTAA
- a CDS encoding thiolase family protein — METAYIVAGFRTAVGKSKRGGFRFYRPDDLAVDVITGLLASVPQLDPKRVDDLIVGNAVPEAEQGLQIGRMISVRALGIEVPGVTVNRYCASGLETIAIATAKIQSGMAHCIIAGGTESMSLVPVAGWKTVPNYTVASTTPEYYLGMGLTAEAVAREYNISREDQDTFAYNSHQKALKAIENGYFKEGILPISVNEVYVDEKGRKQNRTYTVDTDEGPRADTSPEALAKLKPVFAAGGSVTAGNSSQTSDGAAFVVVMSETMVKELGLQPIGRLVACASAGVHPRIMGIGPVAAVPKALQQIGKTLNDIDLVELNEAFASQSVAVIRELGIDPELVNINGGAIALGHPLGCTGAKLTVQILSDLKRLNKKYGIVTACVGGGQGIAGVIERM; from the coding sequence ATGGAAACAGCATATATCGTAGCCGGATTCAGAACCGCTGTGGGTAAGTCCAAGCGGGGCGGCTTTCGCTTTTACCGGCCTGATGACCTGGCCGTGGATGTAATTACAGGTTTGTTAGCGAGTGTGCCACAACTCGACCCTAAAAGAGTAGATGACCTGATAGTAGGTAACGCTGTTCCCGAAGCAGAACAGGGTTTGCAGATCGGTCGTATGATCTCTGTACGTGCGCTTGGGATAGAAGTACCAGGTGTGACGGTGAACCGTTACTGTGCTTCCGGATTGGAAACAATTGCGATTGCAACCGCGAAGATCCAGTCAGGAATGGCGCACTGTATCATCGCAGGTGGTACAGAGAGTATGAGCCTTGTACCTGTAGCCGGTTGGAAAACAGTGCCGAATTATACAGTCGCTTCCACCACACCGGAATATTATCTGGGAATGGGATTGACAGCAGAAGCGGTTGCGCGTGAGTACAATATATCACGTGAGGACCAGGATACTTTTGCCTATAATTCGCACCAGAAGGCCCTGAAGGCGATCGAAAACGGATATTTTAAAGAAGGTATTTTACCGATCAGTGTAAACGAAGTATATGTGGATGAAAAAGGCCGCAAACAGAACCGGACTTACACTGTTGATACGGATGAAGGTCCGCGTGCAGATACTTCACCGGAAGCACTGGCTAAACTAAAACCCGTGTTTGCTGCCGGTGGTAGTGTAACCGCAGGTAATTCGTCTCAGACTTCTGATGGCGCTGCATTTGTGGTGGTCATGAGTGAAACGATGGTGAAGGAACTGGGACTGCAACCTATCGGCAGATTGGTAGCCTGTGCCTCCGCCGGCGTGCATCCGCGTATCATGGGTATCGGACCGGTAGCCGCTGTGCCTAAAGCATTGCAGCAGATCGGCAAGACGCTGAACGATATAGACCTGGTAGAACTGAATGAAGCGTTTGCATCCCAGTCAGTAGCGGTCATCCGTGAACTGGGTATCGATCCCGAACTGGTGAATATCAATGGTGGCGCCATCGCATTGGGTCACCCGCTGGGTTGTACCGGCGCTAAACTCACCGTACAGATTCTCAGCGATCTGAAACGCCTGAACAAGAAATATGGTATTGTGACGGCTTGTGTGGGCGGCGGACAAGGAATTGCCGGCGTAATTGAAAGAATGTAA
- the msrA gene encoding peptide-methionine (S)-S-oxide reductase MsrA — translation MKIKQLFNVLLAVALFAALGVHAKSAPNNDTATFATGCFWCGEAKFSQLKGVIKVTSGYTGGRIADPRYSLVSTGTTGHAEAFNVIYDSTVITYDELLEAFFLSHDPTELNRQGNDVGTQYRSAIFYHNDAQKERAAYYLNKFTEQHIYPKPIVTELTRFTVFYEAETYHQQYYKKHPTQDYCRYVIQPELEKFKLIFKDKLKQ, via the coding sequence ATGAAAATAAAACAACTATTCAACGTCTTGCTGGCGGTAGCGCTTTTTGCAGCTTTGGGTGTACATGCGAAAAGTGCACCCAACAATGATACGGCCACCTTCGCGACAGGTTGCTTCTGGTGCGGTGAAGCGAAGTTTTCACAATTGAAAGGTGTGATCAAAGTAACTTCCGGTTATACAGGCGGACGTATTGCAGATCCACGCTACTCACTGGTGAGTACCGGCACGACCGGTCACGCGGAAGCTTTCAATGTGATTTATGACAGTACCGTCATCACTTACGATGAACTGCTGGAAGCCTTCTTTCTTTCCCATGACCCGACAGAATTAAACAGGCAGGGAAATGACGTCGGCACACAGTATCGTTCCGCCATATTTTATCATAACGACGCACAAAAAGAACGGGCTGCCTACTATCTGAATAAATTCACCGAACAGCATATCTATCCCAAACCCATCGTTACGGAACTGACACGCTTCACGGTGTTTTATGAGGCAGAAACATATCACCAGCAATACTATAAAAAACATCCGACGCAAGATTATTGCCGCTACGTTATCCAGCCAGAACTGGAAAAATTCAAACTCATCTTCAAAGACAAATTAAAGCAATGA
- the trxB gene encoding thioredoxin-disulfide reductase, producing MLAETEHIKCLIIGSGPAGYTAAIYAARAGLQPVMYTGIEPGGQLTKTTEVENFPGYPTGITGPVMMEDFRMQALRFGTDIRYDYVSGVDFSTYPYEVTVDERKKIMADSIIISTGASAKWLGLESEAKYNGSGVSACAVCDGYFFRGKDVALVGAGDTAAEEAVYLSKLANKVYMLVRRDEFRASKLMVQRVLNTPNIEVLYNTETLEVLGDGRSVTGIKVYNNQLKQESAIPVTGFFVAIGHTPNTAIFSGAIDMDEAGYIKTNPRSTATNIPGVFCCGDAQDPVYRQAITAAGTGCMAALDAERFLNEREAALSFVIGDLQQAS from the coding sequence ATGTTAGCTGAAACTGAACATATAAAGTGTCTGATCATCGGATCCGGTCCTGCAGGATATACCGCCGCTATTTACGCTGCACGTGCTGGTCTGCAGCCGGTAATGTATACCGGCATTGAACCAGGCGGACAACTGACAAAGACTACAGAAGTAGAAAACTTTCCGGGTTATCCCACTGGTATTACCGGTCCTGTTATGATGGAAGATTTTCGTATGCAGGCACTTCGCTTTGGTACAGATATCCGTTATGATTATGTCAGTGGTGTAGATTTCAGTACTTATCCATATGAGGTAACGGTAGACGAGCGAAAGAAGATCATGGCCGACAGCATCATTATTTCCACTGGTGCTTCTGCGAAGTGGTTAGGGCTGGAATCAGAAGCGAAATACAATGGTTCCGGTGTTTCTGCCTGTGCGGTATGTGACGGTTATTTTTTCCGTGGAAAAGATGTGGCGCTTGTTGGCGCAGGAGATACTGCTGCAGAGGAAGCTGTTTATCTGTCTAAGCTGGCCAATAAGGTATATATGCTGGTTCGCCGTGATGAGTTCCGTGCTTCTAAACTGATGGTACAGCGTGTACTTAATACTCCCAATATCGAGGTGTTGTACAATACCGAGACCCTTGAGGTGCTGGGAGATGGCCGGAGTGTGACAGGTATAAAAGTATACAACAATCAACTGAAGCAGGAATCGGCTATTCCGGTAACCGGATTTTTTGTCGCCATTGGTCATACACCCAACACCGCGATATTCAGTGGCGCAATAGACATGGATGAAGCGGGTTATATCAAAACTAATCCAAGATCAACAGCGACCAATATTCCTGGTGTGTTTTGCTGTGGCGATGCGCAGGATCCTGTGTATCGTCAGGCGATCACTGCCGCCGGAACGGGTTGTATGGCAGCTTTAGATGCAGAACGTTTTCTGAATGAGCGTGAAGCGGCGCTTTCATTTGTAATAGGAGATCTTCAGCAGGCAAGTTAA
- a CDS encoding thioredoxin family protein: MRIKLFRSAMLAGCLALIASAYSSRVLAQQKAPQEIKFSSKAYKEVLATAKAAHKKVFIDAYATWCAPCKELRKHTFNDPKAAAYFNKNFVNFTIDVEKGEGIALAKTWQVDGLPTLLIVDEKGQVLANHVGFVDGDGLIQFAKEATENIQSKGSKPASKR, encoded by the coding sequence ATGAGAATTAAATTATTCAGATCAGCTATGCTGGCAGGCTGCCTCGCACTGATCGCATCCGCTTATTCTTCCAGGGTCCTTGCACAGCAAAAAGCCCCGCAGGAAATCAAATTCAGTTCCAAAGCCTATAAAGAGGTATTGGCAACCGCTAAAGCCGCTCACAAAAAAGTCTTTATAGACGCCTACGCTACCTGGTGTGCGCCCTGTAAAGAACTCCGTAAACATACTTTTAACGATCCTAAAGCCGCGGCCTATTTCAATAAAAACTTTGTCAATTTCACGATTGATGTTGAAAAAGGAGAAGGTATAGCATTGGCAAAAACCTGGCAGGTAGACGGACTGCCCACCTTACTGATTGTTGATGAAAAAGGTCAGGTACTGGCAAACCACGTTGGATTTGTGGATGGAGATGGTCTGATCCAGTTTGCAAAAGAGGCAACAGAAAATATACAGTCAAAAGGCAGCAAACCCGCTTCTAAACGCTAA
- a CDS encoding acyltransferase family protein, whose translation MQALQGKRFEALDSFRGICALLVVCYHARILLSVAELPFFRHANYFVEFFFVLSGFVMYHTYGAKTMDSNRFKDYLTSRFFRIYPMHILVLTVVIGLEFMKLLGQQKGFYFNNAAFTASADPKYILPNILLIQAWVSESAALSFNVPSWSISIEFYLYIIFGVLMWKAGKMKNIFFVAIVLVAGTLIMINQLPLTDQAMRGLLCFFAGCLSYMAYKKIAFINSNKLLFTILELVLALLIIYTIVADFSGVYKGIVTTLLFCVTIITFAVEGGAISALLRNKVFTYLGKLSYSIYITHYIIYFLFLATAIVLSKVIGHDLTIVDNSGAVATRFITTHHVIYDQLILLALLLVVIVISGFTYKYVELKGIELGKRFKKKRAAAVA comes from the coding sequence ATGCAGGCATTACAAGGTAAAAGATTCGAAGCGTTAGATAGTTTCAGGGGCATTTGTGCATTACTGGTAGTATGTTATCACGCACGTATCCTTTTAAGTGTGGCAGAACTTCCGTTTTTCCGCCATGCAAATTACTTTGTTGAATTCTTCTTTGTACTGAGTGGCTTTGTTATGTATCATACCTATGGCGCGAAGACGATGGACAGTAACCGCTTTAAAGATTACCTGACCAGCCGTTTTTTTCGCATATATCCGATGCATATCCTTGTATTGACAGTGGTAATAGGCCTTGAGTTTATGAAACTCCTGGGCCAGCAAAAAGGATTTTATTTCAATAATGCCGCATTTACTGCTTCTGCCGATCCAAAATATATTCTCCCCAATATCTTACTGATACAAGCCTGGGTGTCAGAATCAGCCGCATTGTCTTTTAATGTACCTTCCTGGAGTATCAGCATTGAGTTTTATCTGTACATCATATTTGGCGTCCTTATGTGGAAAGCCGGCAAAATGAAAAATATATTCTTTGTGGCCATCGTATTGGTGGCAGGTACACTGATAATGATCAATCAACTGCCATTAACTGACCAGGCCATGCGCGGCTTACTTTGTTTTTTTGCGGGTTGTCTTTCTTACATGGCTTACAAAAAGATAGCTTTCATCAATAGCAATAAACTCCTTTTTACCATACTGGAACTTGTACTGGCACTCCTGATCATTTATACCATAGTCGCAGATTTCAGTGGTGTATATAAAGGCATTGTTACCACACTGCTTTTTTGTGTTACGATTATCACCTTTGCAGTCGAAGGAGGAGCTATCTCAGCACTGTTACGGAATAAGGTGTTTACTTATCTCGGAAAATTATCTTATTCGATCTATATTACTCATTACATCATCTATTTCCTCTTTTTAGCAACGGCTATAGTCTTATCAAAAGTGATTGGCCATGACTTAACGATCGTGGATAATTCAGGTGCTGTTGCCACCCGGTTTATTACAACCCATCATGTTATATACGATCAGCTGATACTGCTGGCCTTATTACTTGTTGTCATTGTTATTTCAGGTTTTACTTATAAATATGTGGAGCTTAAAGGCATTGAGCTGGGCAAAAGATTTAAGAAAAAGCGGGCTGCAGCAGTAGCATAA
- the msrB gene encoding peptide-methionine (R)-S-oxide reductase MsrB translates to MKKILIYSALLMLISISSFAQNEKSTRGHENNPWYSNTDTSRLTVSNVEWKKVLPGALYAVAREKDTERPFTGKYWKSTTRGTYYCAVCGNLLFRSDAKFASSCGWPSFYEPKRASAVRYQEDYSVGMHRTEVLCGRCDSHLGHIFDDGPAPTYKRFCMNSVSLDFEPDKK, encoded by the coding sequence ATGAAAAAGATCCTGATTTATAGCGCCCTGCTGATGTTGATTAGTATCAGCAGCTTCGCCCAGAATGAAAAATCTACCCGGGGACACGAAAACAATCCCTGGTATTCCAACACAGACACATCCAGGCTGACGGTAAGTAACGTAGAATGGAAAAAGGTGCTTCCGGGCGCCCTTTATGCCGTCGCAAGGGAAAAAGATACAGAAAGACCATTTACCGGTAAATACTGGAAAAGCACAACCCGTGGCACCTATTATTGTGCTGTTTGCGGCAACCTGCTGTTCCGCTCGGACGCAAAATTTGCCAGCAGCTGCGGATGGCCCAGTTTCTACGAACCAAAGCGCGCAAGTGCCGTACGTTACCAGGAAGATTACTCTGTCGGTATGCACCGGACGGAAGTATTGTGCGGGCGTTGTGATTCCCATCTCGGACACATCTTCGACGATGGTCCTGCACCTACTTACAAGCGCTTTTGCATGAACTCGGTATCTCTTGATTTTGAACCGGATAAAAAATAA